The Photobacterium sp. CCB-ST2H9 DNA segment ATGTGAAGGCGCAATATCGGGCCGGCAAAGTTTTTCTTCTTCGCCGTACGCAGGGAATTGATATTCTCGTTCACCAGAATCAGGCTTTCAAAACCTCCCCAGGAATAACCCATACTGAAATGTTCCATCCCATCAAGCAATGCTGTCAGCGCTTCAGTATTTCCGCGGTTCAGAACGACCGAAAACAGACCGTTACATCCTTTGAAATCCCGCAGATAGAACTCGTGTCCTTCACAACTTGGCAGTGCAGGGTGGCGGACATGATCCACTTCAGGACGCTCAGCCAGCCAGCGGGCAACCTTCAGACTGTTTTCTTCATGCTGACGCAGACGAACCCCCAATGTCCGTAAACCACGCATTGCCAGATAAACGTCATCCGGTGAAGTACATTGCCCCATCAGATAGCTGTGTTCACGCAGCTGATCCCAGCAACGTTCATTGGCCGTTGCAGTTCCCAGCATCACATCAGAGTGTCCGACAATGTATTTGGTCGCGGCCTGAATCGAGATATCGACACCATGTTCAAACGGCTGGAAGTTGATCGGTGAAGCCCAGGTGTTATCCAGCATCACCACTATATCATGCTCATGGGCAACCCGCGCCAGCGTTGGGACATCCTGCACTTCCATCGTGATGGAACACGGAGATTCCAGGAACAGTACCGTCGTGTTCGGGCGAATCAGTTCGCGAATCTCTTCACCGATCAACGGGTCATAATAGGTTGTTTCTACCCCCATTTTTGCCAGCACTTTGTCGCAAAAATCGCGGGTTGGTTCGTAAGCGCCGTCGACCATTAATATATGATCGCCCGCCTTCACAAACGACAGAATGGCATTCGATATTGCGGCTGTACCGCAGGGATAAAGCGCGCAACCAACGCCTCCCTCCAACTCAACCATCGCATCCTGAAAAGCAAAGTGAGT contains these protein-coding regions:
- a CDS encoding cystathionine beta-lyase translates to MADKKALDTKIITAGRSKKWTQHLVNPPVSRASTIVFDSVAEMKHATANRAKQALFYGRRGTNTHFAFQDAMVELEGGVGCALYPCGTAAISNAILSFVKAGDHILMVDGAYEPTRDFCDKVLAKMGVETTYYDPLIGEEIRELIRPNTTVLFLESPCSITMEVQDVPTLARVAHEHDIVVMLDNTWASPINFQPFEHGVDISIQAATKYIVGHSDVMLGTATANERCWDQLREHSYLMGQCTSPDDVYLAMRGLRTLGVRLRQHEENSLKVARWLAERPEVDHVRHPALPSCEGHEFYLRDFKGCNGLFSVVLNRGNTEALTALLDGMEHFSMGYSWGGFESLILVNENINSLRTAKKKNFAGPILRLHIGLEDTEDLIRDLEQGFERLNRLLETE